In the Ctenopharyngodon idella isolate HZGC_01 chromosome 4, HZGC01, whole genome shotgun sequence genome, one interval contains:
- the slc26a4 gene encoding pendrin isoform X2, with translation MMDECFHEKDYLVSRRIYSNRVFDQVHERQDQEIQSLREQLSRTCGCTDKWAVQKIKGLLPILDWLPKYPVKQWLPSDVVSGVTTGLVCCLQGVAYALLASVAPVYGLYSAFFPILTYFVLGTSRHISVGPFPVTCLMVGSVVLTLAPDEHFLRSVNITNVNETVTDERLMEVDVEAREAQRIMVACTMTVLVGLFQVAMGLMQVGFLVRYLSDPLVGGFTTAAAFHVFISQIKTILSVPTHNHNGFFSFAYTLIDVGRNINQTNTADLIAGLLTIFIVMVVKEINTKFQHKIPVPIPIEVIVTVIASAISHVMDLNSQYGASIVHSLPRGFAPAQPPNIALIGSILGSSFSTAVVGYAVAVSVAKVYAAKHDYTVDGNQELIAFGVSNIFGGCLSSFVASTALSRTAVQESTGGKSQIAGIISALMVMIVILALGPFLQPLQKSVLAGIVIANLKGMFMQISEVPVLWRQNRTDCLIWIATCLASIALGLDVGLLAGLVFEMGTVVVRTQFPSCATLGNVPNTDIYKNMKDYKNIDEIPGIKIFKCKSPIYFANIDYFKEKLRDEVGFDAVRVFKKRNKALKKIHKLIKKGKLQATEDGLVPVASLGVENKAFENEQGPELEEGASQPDSEVKVQVDWMSELPVGMSVPRVHIHSLVVDFSAVSFLDVVAAKSLKLVVKEFIRIGVSVYIAGCDGELVRRMEALSFFDEEVTRDLLFLSVHDAILFIQLETSSGNEQDPLAEKISQLQDDKEPLPFTEDEDLIETYDNQHLAIHGLSN, from the exons ATGATGGATGAGTGTTTTCATGAAAAAGATTACCTTGTGTCACGACGTATCTACTCAAACCGGGTCTTTGACCAGGTCCATGAGAGACAAGACCAAGAGATCCAGAGTTTACGAGAACAGCTGAGCAGAACCTGTGG ATGCACTGATAAATGGGCTGTTCAGAAGATAAAGGGGCTTCTGCCAATTCTAGATTGGCTACCTAAATACCCAGTCAAGCAATGGTTACCCAGTGATGTTGTCTCTGGGGTCACCACAGGCCTAGTATGCTGTTTACAAG GTGTAGCTTATGCATTGCTGGCCTCTGTAGCACCAGTCTATGGACTCTACTCTGCGTTTTTTCCAATTCTCACATACTTTGTGCTGGGAACATCCAGACACATTTCTGTGG GTCCATTCCCTGTCACCTGTCTGATGGTGGGCTCTGTAGTTTTGACCTTAGCGCCCGATGAGCACTTTCTGCGTTCAGTGAACATAACAAATGTGAATGAGACAGTGACAGATGAAAGGTTAATGGAGGTGGATGTAGAGGCCAGAGAGGCCCAGAGAATCATGGTGGCTTGTACTATGACAGTGTTGGTTGGATTATTCCAG GTGGCTATGGGGCTGATGCAGGTGGGCTTTCTAGTCAGGTATCTCTCAGACCCACTGGTAGGCGGCTTCACCACTGCTGCTGCCTTTCATGTCTTCATATCTCAGATTAAAACCATCCTGTCTGTTCCTACCCACAACCATAATGGATTCTTCTCCTTTGCTTAT ACTCTCATTGATGTAGGTAGGAATATCAACCAAACAAACACTGCAGATCTGATCGCTGGATTACTAACAATCTTCATTGTTATGGTTGTGAAAGAGATCAACACAAAATTTCAGCATAAAATCCCAGTGCCGATTCCCATAGAAGTGATTGTG ACAGTGATAGCTTCTGCAATCTCTCATGTGATGGACCTGAACTCCCAGTACGGCGCCAGCATTGTCCACAGTCTCCCCAGGGG GTTTGCACCGGCACAGCCACCAAATATAGCACTTATCGGGAGTATTTTGGGCTCTAGTTTTTCCACAGCCGTCGTTGGTTATGCAGTAGCAGTCTCAGTGGCAAAAGTCTATGCAGCAAAACATGATTACACAGTTGATGGCAACCAG GAGCTGATAGCTTTTGGTGTCAGCAACATTTTTGGAGGATGTTTATCAAGCTTTGTGGCCAGCACTGCACTGTCACGGACTGCAGTACAGGAAAGCACAGGGGGGAAGAGCCAG ATTGCTGGTATCATCTCAGCTCTGATGGTGATGATAGTGATCTTGGCACTTGGGCCCTTTCTTCAGCCTCTGCAAAAG TCAGTGCTAGCTGGCATTGTTATAGCCAACCTGAAGGGGATGTTCATGCAAATCTCTGAAGTGCCTGTACTCTGGAGACAAAACAGAACAGACTGT CTCATCTGGATAGCTACTTGCCTGGCATCCATTGCACTGGGTTTAGATGTGGGCCTGCTGGCTGGTCTGGTGTTTGAGATGGgcacagtggtggtcagaacaCAGTT CCCTTCTTGTGCCACCCTTGGAAATGTCCCAAACACTGATatctacaaaaacatgaaagacTACAAAAAT ATTGATGAAATTCCTGGGATTAAGATTTTCAAGTGTAAATCACCCATTTATTTTGCAAATATTGATTACTTCAAAGAAAAGTTGAGAGATGAG GTGGGGTTTGATGCAGTGCgggtgtttaaaaaaagaaacaaagctTTGAAAAAGATTCATAAGCtcattaaaaaaggaaaactaCAAGCTACAGAG GATGGTTTGGTACCAGTGGCCTCACTGGGAGTAGAAAACAAAGCCTTTGAAAATGAGCAGGGTCCTGAGCTGGAGGAGGGGGCGTCTCAGCCAGATTCAGAGGTGAAGGTCCAGGTAGACTGGATGTCTGAGCTGCCTGTTGGTATGTCAGTACCCAGGGTCCATATTCACAGCCTGGTTGTGGACTTCTCAGCCGTCTCATTCCTGGATGTGGTAGCAGCCAAGTCCCTCAAACTG GTCGTAAAGGAATTCATACGAATTGGGGTTAGTGTCTATATCGCAGGCTGTGACG GTGAGCTTGTCAGGAGAATGGAGGCCCTGTCCTTCTTTGACGAGGAGGTTACCAGAGACCTTCTCTTCCTCTCGGTCCATGACGCCATCCTCTTCATCCAGCTGGAAACCTCCAGTGGAAATGAACAGGATCCATTAGCTGAGAAG ATTTCACAGTTGCAAGATGACAAAGAGCCACTTCCTTTTACCGAAGATGAGGACCTGATTGAGACCTATGACAACCAACACTTG GCTATTCATGGACTTTCAAACTGA
- the slc26a4 gene encoding pendrin isoform X1, whose translation MSMGSVILAQTWESCSIEHGNTAREREKGSFGLFDQIVLTQERRDQCLLIWISHPTKRKKQNEQIRYNTQEEFTDKQSGNMMDECFHEKDYLVSRRIYSNRVFDQVHERQDQEIQSLREQLSRTCGCTDKWAVQKIKGLLPILDWLPKYPVKQWLPSDVVSGVTTGLVCCLQGVAYALLASVAPVYGLYSAFFPILTYFVLGTSRHISVGPFPVTCLMVGSVVLTLAPDEHFLRSVNITNVNETVTDERLMEVDVEAREAQRIMVACTMTVLVGLFQVAMGLMQVGFLVRYLSDPLVGGFTTAAAFHVFISQIKTILSVPTHNHNGFFSFAYTLIDVGRNINQTNTADLIAGLLTIFIVMVVKEINTKFQHKIPVPIPIEVIVTVIASAISHVMDLNSQYGASIVHSLPRGFAPAQPPNIALIGSILGSSFSTAVVGYAVAVSVAKVYAAKHDYTVDGNQELIAFGVSNIFGGCLSSFVASTALSRTAVQESTGGKSQIAGIISALMVMIVILALGPFLQPLQKSVLAGIVIANLKGMFMQISEVPVLWRQNRTDCLIWIATCLASIALGLDVGLLAGLVFEMGTVVVRTQFPSCATLGNVPNTDIYKNMKDYKNIDEIPGIKIFKCKSPIYFANIDYFKEKLRDEVGFDAVRVFKKRNKALKKIHKLIKKGKLQATEDGLVPVASLGVENKAFENEQGPELEEGASQPDSEVKVQVDWMSELPVGMSVPRVHIHSLVVDFSAVSFLDVVAAKSLKLVVKEFIRIGVSVYIAGCDGELVRRMEALSFFDEEVTRDLLFLSVHDAILFIQLETSSGNEQDPLAEKISQLQDDKEPLPFTEDEDLIETYDNQHLAIHGLSN comes from the exons ATGTCAATGGGTTCAGTGATCTTGGCGCAGACCTGGGAGAGCTGCTCTATTGAACACGGCAATACTGCCAGAGAAAGGGAGAAGGGCTCTTTTGGTCTGTTCGATCAGATTGTTTTAACACAGGAGAGacgagatcagtgtttgcttatCTGGATTAGCCATCctacaaaaagaaagaaacaaaatgaacaG ATAAGATACAACACACAAGAAGAATTTACAGATAAACAATCAGGCAATATGATGGATGAGTGTTTTCATGAAAAAGATTACCTTGTGTCACGACGTATCTACTCAAACCGGGTCTTTGACCAGGTCCATGAGAGACAAGACCAAGAGATCCAGAGTTTACGAGAACAGCTGAGCAGAACCTGTGG ATGCACTGATAAATGGGCTGTTCAGAAGATAAAGGGGCTTCTGCCAATTCTAGATTGGCTACCTAAATACCCAGTCAAGCAATGGTTACCCAGTGATGTTGTCTCTGGGGTCACCACAGGCCTAGTATGCTGTTTACAAG GTGTAGCTTATGCATTGCTGGCCTCTGTAGCACCAGTCTATGGACTCTACTCTGCGTTTTTTCCAATTCTCACATACTTTGTGCTGGGAACATCCAGACACATTTCTGTGG GTCCATTCCCTGTCACCTGTCTGATGGTGGGCTCTGTAGTTTTGACCTTAGCGCCCGATGAGCACTTTCTGCGTTCAGTGAACATAACAAATGTGAATGAGACAGTGACAGATGAAAGGTTAATGGAGGTGGATGTAGAGGCCAGAGAGGCCCAGAGAATCATGGTGGCTTGTACTATGACAGTGTTGGTTGGATTATTCCAG GTGGCTATGGGGCTGATGCAGGTGGGCTTTCTAGTCAGGTATCTCTCAGACCCACTGGTAGGCGGCTTCACCACTGCTGCTGCCTTTCATGTCTTCATATCTCAGATTAAAACCATCCTGTCTGTTCCTACCCACAACCATAATGGATTCTTCTCCTTTGCTTAT ACTCTCATTGATGTAGGTAGGAATATCAACCAAACAAACACTGCAGATCTGATCGCTGGATTACTAACAATCTTCATTGTTATGGTTGTGAAAGAGATCAACACAAAATTTCAGCATAAAATCCCAGTGCCGATTCCCATAGAAGTGATTGTG ACAGTGATAGCTTCTGCAATCTCTCATGTGATGGACCTGAACTCCCAGTACGGCGCCAGCATTGTCCACAGTCTCCCCAGGGG GTTTGCACCGGCACAGCCACCAAATATAGCACTTATCGGGAGTATTTTGGGCTCTAGTTTTTCCACAGCCGTCGTTGGTTATGCAGTAGCAGTCTCAGTGGCAAAAGTCTATGCAGCAAAACATGATTACACAGTTGATGGCAACCAG GAGCTGATAGCTTTTGGTGTCAGCAACATTTTTGGAGGATGTTTATCAAGCTTTGTGGCCAGCACTGCACTGTCACGGACTGCAGTACAGGAAAGCACAGGGGGGAAGAGCCAG ATTGCTGGTATCATCTCAGCTCTGATGGTGATGATAGTGATCTTGGCACTTGGGCCCTTTCTTCAGCCTCTGCAAAAG TCAGTGCTAGCTGGCATTGTTATAGCCAACCTGAAGGGGATGTTCATGCAAATCTCTGAAGTGCCTGTACTCTGGAGACAAAACAGAACAGACTGT CTCATCTGGATAGCTACTTGCCTGGCATCCATTGCACTGGGTTTAGATGTGGGCCTGCTGGCTGGTCTGGTGTTTGAGATGGgcacagtggtggtcagaacaCAGTT CCCTTCTTGTGCCACCCTTGGAAATGTCCCAAACACTGATatctacaaaaacatgaaagacTACAAAAAT ATTGATGAAATTCCTGGGATTAAGATTTTCAAGTGTAAATCACCCATTTATTTTGCAAATATTGATTACTTCAAAGAAAAGTTGAGAGATGAG GTGGGGTTTGATGCAGTGCgggtgtttaaaaaaagaaacaaagctTTGAAAAAGATTCATAAGCtcattaaaaaaggaaaactaCAAGCTACAGAG GATGGTTTGGTACCAGTGGCCTCACTGGGAGTAGAAAACAAAGCCTTTGAAAATGAGCAGGGTCCTGAGCTGGAGGAGGGGGCGTCTCAGCCAGATTCAGAGGTGAAGGTCCAGGTAGACTGGATGTCTGAGCTGCCTGTTGGTATGTCAGTACCCAGGGTCCATATTCACAGCCTGGTTGTGGACTTCTCAGCCGTCTCATTCCTGGATGTGGTAGCAGCCAAGTCCCTCAAACTG GTCGTAAAGGAATTCATACGAATTGGGGTTAGTGTCTATATCGCAGGCTGTGACG GTGAGCTTGTCAGGAGAATGGAGGCCCTGTCCTTCTTTGACGAGGAGGTTACCAGAGACCTTCTCTTCCTCTCGGTCCATGACGCCATCCTCTTCATCCAGCTGGAAACCTCCAGTGGAAATGAACAGGATCCATTAGCTGAGAAG ATTTCACAGTTGCAAGATGACAAAGAGCCACTTCCTTTTACCGAAGATGAGGACCTGATTGAGACCTATGACAACCAACACTTG GCTATTCATGGACTTTCAAACTGA